In Hydractinia symbiolongicarpus strain clone_291-10 chromosome 4, HSymV2.1, whole genome shotgun sequence, the following proteins share a genomic window:
- the LOC130641918 gene encoding putative cyclin-dependent serine/threonine-protein kinase DDB_G0272797/DDB_G0274007: MEDVLDATFYQDDFLTRTLTSSSLYDKNHLDLTFVDNNNIPRKDHLQDNDEENPDSPNLDFLKLGSPDLEQMFMNIHEHGDELSNDDESSNVSAAAFNIEEDLVKADNCFTEALQQLHDKQDNVPVEIIEEKVKVEEVSERCLNVLEQPVKIEPTKRVSSQQSLYKSKSKQHLKRHLSHQRHSYNAIASDNSHMQNKNLHREVNALSNHPLHQNIPTMAQPHMAISEQIAMNNQMALLNSMGQSMNVHQMQQQQQQQQQQEIAFLTQAMGFQAERENIQAHLINGFPQHHTGHVLPSIQQKMLEQQIMQQQQHQQPLNGGYSTNDNPSLHGISQLDSLATLGVDEQTIKMFVENPHLAPINLEIQELIKRERKKLRNRIASSKCRKRKLEREGRLEDKVRVLKEKNIELNAVANALKQQICDLKQRVMDHVGEGCQIVLPSFMML, encoded by the exons ATGGAAGACGTTTTAGATGCTACCTTTTATCAAGATGATTTCCTGACAAGAACATTAACGTCGTCTTCATTGTACGATAAAAACCATTTAGATCTCACATTTGTTGACAATAATAATATACCTCGGAAAGATCACCTTCAAGATAATGATGAAGAAAATCCAGACTCTCCAAATTTGGATTTCCTTAAGCTGGGCTCGCCGGATTTGGAACAGATGTTTATGAATATACATGAGCATGGGGATGAGTTATCCAATGACGATGAAAGTTCAAATGTATCAGCCGCGGCTTTTAACATCGAGGAGGATTTAGTCAAAGCAGACAATTGTTTTACAGAAGCCTTGCAGCAGCTGCATGATAAACAGGACAACGTGCCTGTAGAGATTATAGAAGAGAAAGTTAAGGTAGAAGAAGTTAGCGAGAGATGTTTAAATGTTCTTGAACAACCTGTAAAGATCGAGCCAACGAAACGCGTAAGTTCGCAACAGTCTTTATATAAATCAAAAAGCAAGCAACATTTAAAACGGCATTTATCTCATCAAAGACATTCGTATAACGCCATAGCAAGTGATAATTCTCACATGCAGAACAAAAATCTACACCGGGAGGTAAATGCTCTATCCAATCATCCTTTGCACCAAAATATCCCTACCATGGCACAGCCGCATATGGCCATATCAGAGCAAATTGCCATGAACAACCAAATGGCATTGTTAAATAGTATGGGTCAAAGCATGAATGTTCACCAaatgcagcaacaacaacaacagcagcagcaaCAGGAAATTGCATTTCTTACGCAAGCCATGGGTTTTCAGGCAGAGCGGGAGAATATACAAGCGCATTTAATTAATGGTTTCCCGCAGCACCATACAGGACATGTTTTACCAAGTATTCAACAAAAAATGCTTGAACAGCAAAtaatgcaacaacaacaacatcaacaacccTTGAATGGAGGATATTCAACCAATGACAATCCATCATTACATGGTATAAGCCAATTAGATTCATTAGCAACATTGGGAGTAGATGAACAAACCATAAAAATGTTTGTAGAGAATCCGCATTTAGCTCCAATTAACTTAGAAATACAAGAGCTTATTAAGCGTGAACGGAAGAAACTACGCAATCGTATAGCTTCTTCAAAATGCCGAAAAAGGAAATTGGAAAGAGAAGGAAGGTTAGAGGATAAAGTAAgagtgttaaaagaaaaaaatattgaactcaACGCGGTGGCAAATGCCTTGAAGCAGCAAATTTGTGACTTAAAACAACGCGTTATGGATCATGTCGGTGAAGGATGTCAAATCGTCTTGCCATC GTTTATGATGCTATGA
- the LOC130640683 gene encoding uncharacterized protein LOC130640683, translating to MENYKETDIIGAISTNKTTVMKNSLFQYALFIGFIICIILHNSNISDKNNADIATISKELDYIGAECAYSIKIGKSVRVWQKSRIFISFNPTNACSSDVLSRLNEDGRSVFRVHAYSVYEMVTTASRYIGNQTYEAELLLTFPTKYIVMVILTYVNGLALESRRHVKPILRQVRNSPFNLNLIRSESPRHIAAYCTKNQSGYVSGRWLKCGGSIPGLERCGPWQAPDFDFDHIHGFRWVPYVCQYHQYTNDEVKKCFARKGWDSIVFAGDSHMRYRAYHWVTRLYGSCHACVKTHIKMVFNKVPRIEWIFDARGTRLPLTFPNITLPLEKYIHPKVRRSKFSTPFPVDAMQGKLFLLNFGHWVLREVNDVNFLRQKVEAYAEAAKILQNTGKTVVWVNTVSLPWRTDQSVIEWRENTSPYRVNEFNKLTDAIMREHGIPVVDAFQISDGRIAATHDQTHYTKKLTGNDFGGVVENAITNTIFNQLCNK from the coding sequence ATGGAGAATTATAAAGAGACAGATATCATTGGCGCAATAAGCACCAACAAAACTACAGTTATGAAAAACTCGCTGTTCCAATATGCGTTGTTTATTGGTTTTattatttgtattattttgcATAACAGTAACATATCGGACAAAAACAATGCGGATATTGCAACCATATCAAAAGAACTGGACTATATAGGTGCGGAATGTGCTTACAGTATTAAGATAGGAAAATCTGTACGAGTATGGCAGAAATCTCGCATATTCATATCGTTTAATCCAACAAATGCTTGTTCAAGTGATGTATTATCGAGACTAAATGAAGATGGTAGATCTGTATTTCGTGTTCATGCTTACAGCGTTTATGAAATGGTCACAACAGCATCGCGTTACATTGGAAACCAGACATATGAAGCAGAATTACTACTGACATTTCCCACAAAATACATCGTGATGGTTATCCTGACGTACGTCAATGGCTTGGCTCTCGAATCCAGACGTCACGTCAAACCGATACTTAGACAAGTACGAAACAGCccgtttaatttaaatttaatacgGAGCGAATCCCCGCGTCACATAGCTGCATATTGTACTAAAAATCAAAGTGGATATGTTAGTGGAAGATGGTTAAAATGCGGAGGTTCTATACCTGGTTTGGAAAGGTGTGGTCCATGGCAGGCGCCTGACTTTGACTTTGATCATATTCACGGGTTTAGATGGGTGCCTTATGTCTGTCAGTATCACCAATACACGAATGACGAGGTTAAAAAATGCTTCGCGCGTAAAGGTTGGGACAGCATTGTATTCGCTGGTGATTCACACATGCGTTATCGCGCGTACCATTGGGTCACGCGATTATACGGCAGTTGCCATGCCTGTGTCAAGACGCATATCAAAATGGTTTTTAACAAAGTACCAAGAATAGAATGGATATTTGATGCTCGTGGTACACGACTACCTTTGACTTTTCCTAATATAACATTGCCACTTGAAAAGTACATTCACCCGAAAGTTCGACGTTCAAAATTTTCAACCCCATTTCCTGTCGATGCAATGCAAgggaagttatttttattaaattttggtCATTGGGTTTTACGGGAAGTAAATGACGTCAATTTTTTACGACAAAAAGTGGAAGCGTATGCAGAAGCAGCAAAGATATTACAAAACACAGGAAAAACTGTTGTATGGGTGAACACGGTTAGTTTACCGTGGAGGACTGACCAATCAGTAATCGAGTGGAGAGAAAACACATCACCCTATAGGGTTAACGAATTTAATAAACTAACAGACGCAATCATGCGTGAACACGGTATTCCTGTCGTCGACGCATTTCAGATATCCGACGGCAGGATAGCCGCCACCCATGATCAAACTCACTATACTAAAAAATTAACAGGTAATGATTTTGGTGGAGTTGTTGAAAACGCGATTACAAATACAATTTTTAATCAATTatgtaataaataa